In Streptomyces sp. DG2A-72, one genomic interval encodes:
- a CDS encoding GntR family transcriptional regulator: MSPLPSGLLGDLDPTSDRAVFRQIADQLREAIDRGRFREGDKLPSEAELVDHYGVSRMTVRNSFSILQGEGLVHAEHGKGVFVRPRPPVRRLASDRFARRHREQGKSAFIVEADAAGSHPQVDSLEVKQEKPSQDISTRLGSVRRVLARRRRYLLDGRPVEFATSYLPLDIARGTPIAEPNPGPGGIYARLEELGHRLDHFEEEIRARMPSPAEVKTLRLASGVPVIHLIRTAFDTEGRAVEVCDTVMAADAYVLSYQLPAT; the protein is encoded by the coding sequence GTGAGCCCTCTTCCTTCGGGCCTTCTCGGTGATCTCGACCCCACGAGCGATCGTGCGGTCTTCCGGCAGATTGCTGATCAGTTGCGTGAAGCCATTGACCGTGGGCGGTTCAGAGAAGGCGACAAGCTGCCCTCGGAGGCTGAACTTGTCGATCATTACGGGGTTTCCCGTATGACGGTTCGAAACTCCTTCTCCATCCTTCAGGGTGAGGGGCTCGTGCATGCCGAGCACGGCAAGGGTGTCTTCGTCCGGCCCCGGCCTCCCGTGCGGCGGCTCGCCTCCGACCGGTTCGCCCGGCGGCACCGGGAGCAGGGCAAGTCCGCCTTCATCGTCGAGGCCGACGCGGCCGGCAGCCACCCTCAGGTCGACAGCCTGGAGGTCAAGCAAGAGAAGCCCAGCCAGGACATCTCCACCCGGCTCGGGTCCGTACGCCGCGTGCTCGCACGTCGGCGCCGGTATCTCCTCGACGGGCGGCCCGTGGAGTTCGCCACCTCCTACCTGCCCCTCGACATTGCGCGCGGGACCCCCATCGCCGAGCCCAACCCCGGTCCGGGTGGCATCTACGCCCGCCTCGAAGAACTCGGCCACCGCCTCGACCACTTCGAGGAGGAGATCCGCGCCCGGATGCCCTCACCCGCCGAAGTGAAGACACTCCGGCTGGCCTCCGGCGTGCCGGTCATCCACCTCATCCGTACCGCCTTCGACACGGAGGGGCGAGCCGTGGAGGTCTGCGACACGGTGATGGCGGCGGACGCGTACGTGTTGTCGTACCAACTTCCGGCGACCTGA
- a CDS encoding NUDIX hydrolase: MSVAGVVVDTQGRALLIQRRDNGKWEPPGGVLEREETIPEALQREVLEETGIKIALPATLTGVYKNMTGLIVSLVFRCEAADGTPTTGSETRALRWATREEVSELADEAYAIRVLDALDAASPPAIRAHDGVKLV; encoded by the coding sequence GTGAGCGTCGCCGGGGTTGTCGTCGACACCCAGGGCCGTGCCCTCCTGATCCAGCGCCGCGACAACGGCAAGTGGGAACCCCCGGGCGGCGTCCTCGAACGCGAGGAAACCATCCCCGAGGCCCTCCAACGCGAAGTCCTCGAAGAAACCGGCATCAAGATCGCACTTCCCGCGACCCTGACCGGCGTCTACAAAAACATGACAGGCTTGATCGTCTCGCTGGTCTTCCGCTGCGAAGCCGCCGACGGCACGCCCACCACGGGAAGCGAGACCCGCGCGCTGCGCTGGGCCACCCGCGAAGAAGTCTCCGAACTCGCCGACGAGGCATACGCAATCCGCGTCCTGGACGCCCTCGACGCAGCGTCTCCGCCGGCTATCCGCGCCCACGACGGCGTGAAACTCGTCTAG
- a CDS encoding ATP-binding protein, whose product MHEYMSTPRVWGLTCPGLPEEVSRARRWTRDILRDSPLAEDAELIVSELSANAILHTASGRDCGTFHLALAVSAQVIALSVTDDGGTGTPPKVEHEDQEAEHGRGLGMVSVIAHRVVVHDSNGGHTVTAELFTDTRAGGHPC is encoded by the coding sequence ATGCACGAGTATATGAGTACCCCCCGGGTCTGGGGACTCACTTGCCCAGGCCTTCCGGAAGAGGTCAGCCGGGCCCGCCGCTGGACCCGCGACATCCTGCGCGACTCGCCCTTAGCGGAAGATGCCGAACTGATCGTGAGCGAGCTGAGCGCGAACGCGATCCTGCATACGGCCAGCGGGCGTGACTGCGGAACCTTCCATCTGGCCCTGGCAGTGTCAGCCCAGGTGATCGCCCTGTCAGTGACGGATGACGGAGGCACCGGCACACCCCCCAAGGTCGAGCACGAGGACCAGGAGGCGGAGCACGGCCGAGGCTTGGGCATGGTCAGCGTGATCGCCCACCGGGTCGTGGTCCACGACAGCAACGGCGGCCACACGGTCACAGCGGAACTCTTCACCGATACGCGTGCGGGAGGTCACCCGTGCTGA